TTAAGTGATTTGCATTAAATGATACAGGTTTTTATTATATTGCGTCAACCTCTGCAGGTTGTCTAAACATACATTCATTTCTTTAATTCATGTGatcttcctttcatcttttaaataaatatataacctGCAATTTCACTATAAACCCAAGACAATTTCTCTAGATATCTTCAGACGTGACGTTCCTCTTCAACTGTTATATTTATCCTTGACAAGCTAATTataggaaagagagagaaacttggtcattttttcaaaatcaCGACAATTTGTTACCACTTATTGCTACAAATCGtgacagtcaaaacaaaaacagatgctCACCTTTCCTTAGATTACGCTTCCTTTGAGCACAGTTTCTATGTGAAGATAACAAGAATACAAATGAATCTATGTAACAGTGACAATTTCAGTATGAACATGACAATATGAATTACATACCTTTGGCCTGTATACATCCAGTTTTGATTTTGTCTGtaatacagaataaaacaaacatgtcagcatttattttactattattgCTGAGATTTGCAGAACAAGCAAATCGCTTTTATGGTCAGGATAAATATTTTCCAAACACAGTGTAAAATCAAAATTATTTATAATTGATTATAATTTCAGGGCACAGTAACTTCAAAAGTGTTTATGtccatacatttacattaaaactTTATAAcctaatttacagaaaataacttttatttatctgtaaACTGAAAACTAAACCTGTTTTTAAGTATTATGCCAATGATGACAAATTGAAGTTATTTCTTACttttgtataaaaataaaaagtttgccAATGCTTCTAACCGTGCTGGGTGTGGCTGTCATCGTCCCAGATGGTCTGTGTCTAATTTTTTTATCTAAATTAACTGTAACTCTATTATCGTCAGTGATCTATGTTCTATGAACAAGCCTGTCTTTAACTGAAATgacataatgaaaacaaagatgataATTTGCTCTCACCTCTGTAAATGACAACTAAAGTTATTAAAACTCCCAGAAAGACTCCGATGAACAAAACAAGCCAAGCGGGTGTTGGCTTGGGAGGTGAAGGATCTAAAACAACATGAAGGAAACGACAACATCattaaaaggaaacatttaaaatgagtatCTCAGAATCACATTGGCATTAAGATCCTCTAGTTTTGGGTGGTGAAGCCATTCTCTGTTTTTGTACGGCGGGGAAGAATGTGAGTTTTTCATTTAAGCCCATTGTGGTCTTACCTTCACACGTTAGAGTGTAATCAGCTGAGGCACTGTCGTTATCCTTCGTGGAGCTGCAGGTGAATGTAACCTGTTTTTGTCTGGTGTTGGTTGACGTAAAACGAAGCATAAAACTGCCATCGGAACCAGGAATCGACGAAGTCCTGTTGAAGATTTCAGAATGCCAGGTCCAGGTCAGGTTAACACCTTCATCAGCTGAAGAACAATTTAGCTTCACCCAACATTCTCCGTTTTCTGAGTTAGAGTTGACGATCTGTATGGTCGGTTTCTGGAGTTTTTCTGCAGAGGTTTAAATTAGAATTGCAGATTAGATATGAGGATatagtttaaaacatttcaaaacctGACCGCTCAGTACCGTGTGACTTGAGACACTGACTATATAGttacaaaatattgattagcaACATGGTGAACTAAGGAGGAAGTCAGTCTCATTTTCTTAAAGGTatagtttgggtattttgaTATGGTCTTGTATGAGCTACTTATGATAGTCAGTGTGTTATCGGGAGTAGATGAAAGTTAAGTGTtctcccagtttggagaagccaACTGGGACCCTGGGACAGAAGCAGAGCTATGTACACCTATGTATATGTTTAAGCATACactatattaagaatattttcaccatTTTACCTTGTCGTCAGACTGTTTTTCATTGGCACTAACTGTAGAAACTCCATTTTCATCCTGTATTCCCATGCACAAGTCCAACTGGGACTCACATTGTAATCCGCAGGCTGGGTGTGgcgaaaatacattttactgctgACCCTGTGCAAAGTGCTTCTGTGCCTCTCCTAACTGAGGGAACACTGACCGCTATCTACTGCACGTAACACactatgaatatatatataccttgTACAATCCTACTTCAAAATgcctgaactatccctttaagggCTGCTCTTTTAAGTGTTTCAAAAAATGCAAAGTCGAGCTGACCAACTGTGAAAACTGAAAGTAACACATTTTACTTGAAACCAAGTGACACTTACTTCTCAAATTGAGCCTAATCTTGTTTGAGCTGTCACGTCCCTTGTCATCGATGAGGTCTACACTGTATTCAGTGGCATCTGTTACTTTCAAATTGCGAATCGTCAAGTCAcctaatgattaaaaaaacaaaacatcaaagagACACTGTCAAGAGAGGTATAAAATAATTCATTCACACTGATCGATTTGAGGTGATAGATGTCTTTTACCTGAGGAGGTGTCGAGATGGAGTCTCCCTTTATAGCTATGTAAGCGATCAACGtttatcttcttcctctgataAGTGGCGATCCAGGTGTTGTTTCTGTATATGGACCACTCAATTTTGGTAAGATTCCATGATGAGCTGGCTCCGGACGGCAAAGTGACATTACCCCCATGATACCCGAAAACATCCGTGATGGATTCAACTACTGccactgttaaaaataaataaataaaaaaaatcagcatgcaTCATCATAGTGTCGCTGCGtttatacagaaataaacaaagcagcacTTCCCTAAAAACAGCTGTTGCTTGGTGACATATTAAAAGGAAGCGCAAGCATCTAGTTTGAGCTCCATTTGTTGGATATATTCACATTTGGGTCTAGTTTGAGCTCCATTTGTTGGATATATTCACATTTggggcctttttcaagcttcatttctgatggagacagctgaagagtggggagagaaagagacggggaacaacatgcgggaaagagccacaggtcggattcaaaccccCGGGcctccacagcaaggactgagccttcacacatggggcggctgctctaacATTTAGggtatttttaagaaaaagggAATGAGtctggtttgttgttgttgcctttcCTCTTCATAGATAGAGAACATTCATAAGTGGCTACAGCTATCCTAGCATCGCTTTATGGCTATACTAACTGGACTGGGCTGAACTATAAATGAAATGCTAAAATCAGCATACTAACACATGCTCACATTGATAAGGTTGGGATGTGGATCTTTAGCAGGTCACTCTTACCATCCATCTTCTTAATttagcgtgttagcatgctaatatttgttAATACACAataaagtacagctgaggctgatgggaataaGTAGTTTTGCAAGTATTAAATAAGCTATCTATTGCTGATGATTGTGCTAGATAAAAATCACCATCTGGGAAATGTCTGTGTCAAATTTCATGACAGAAGTTGTCGAGATATTTCAAAAGAATAATGTCTGACTCATGGTGGTCTTAATGGAAAAGTTAGAGGACTAACAAAGTTCATTTAAACAGTTACCCGGATCCGGTAGATGTAGCCTAAATACACATGTGAATATACCATGGAGTAAATATTTGTATGTTCACACATCTAGGGGTGCAAGTTTATTTTTGAGATGACGAATATGCCTTATGTTCGCCGAGTGATAGCAGTCACATGTTCTACTTCCTGTTTAACTATGTTGATACAAATAACCAAAAGATAACCAAGAGCCATAAATAACCAGTATATATAAATGCCAATATGCTacacttcctttccttttgaGTTTTAAGTACACTTAAGAAAGGCATTTTAACTGATGATCGATAAGCATTTAGTAACTTCCTAAATTCACATAATAGTGACTATTATGTGAATCTATCTATGggttaaatatttcaaagttGAAGTTTGGCACATCAGGTGCAGCTCTGTGGTATTTTTAGCCAGTGTAAATAGGACTTACCTTGGATGAATGTAATAACGAGCGATTGAAGTTTCATTGTTTCAAACTttcacagaaagacaaagtaGCAGCGCAGCAAGTCTGGGTGAGGGAGTTTACTTCCTCACCCAGACTCAAATGACGCATGACGCCCACAACTCATTTGAACTTCTGTCAGATCAATCAACCACAAGTTTTTAACAACTAATAACAAACCATAACCAAATtgtaaaatgtgcttttttttggtaaattccccattatttttttataaattctttcttttttggtgAATTCTAAGTTAATTACTGTAAGTAGGACACAATGGAAATTTCAAAATTTTGTGACAGCATCACGTACAcagtgtcacttcctgtcacacatAACAGAGGGGAAACCCCCCCGCCCCCAAAAAAACTCACACGGAACAAAATGACTTCTTCTCttttcggcttttcccttcaggggtcgccacagttacctccatctaaccctgactttatctccaaaacctcttAACATGTAAcgtactcattcctgatcctttccatcttggtcactcccaaagagaacctcagcatcttcatctctgctac
Above is a genomic segment from Larimichthys crocea isolate SSNF chromosome XIV, L_crocea_2.0, whole genome shotgun sequence containing:
- the si:cabz01074946.1 gene encoding T-lymphocyte surface antigen Ly-9, which encodes MKLQSLVITFIQVAVVESITDVFGYHGGNVTLPSGASSSWNLTKIEWSIYRNNTWIATYQRKKINVDRLHSYKGRLHLDTSSGDLTIRNLKVTDATEYSVDLIDDKGRDSSNKIRLNLRKKLQKPTIQIVNSNSENGECWVKLNCSSADEGVNLTWTWHSEIFNRTSSIPGSDGSFMLRFTSTNTRQKQVTFTCSSTKDNDSASADYTLTCEDPSPPKPTPAWLVLFIGVFLGVLITLVVIYRDKIKTGCIQAKETVLKGSVI